GGCCCCACCGACGACGACCTGACGCGCGAGGCGGTGGCCGCCGCGCTGCAGGAAACCCCCACAGAAGATCCCGAACTCCTGGCGTGGCTGCGCGGCCTGTACGACTCGCGCGGGCGCACCATGCCCGAGATCAACCGCAAGCAGGCGTGGCTGATTCCCTCGGCCCAGGCCCTGCCCAACCCGGTGGGGACGGCGCCGGGCTGGTTTGTTCGCACCACCTGGCAAGGGCAGGAGCGGCTGATTGTGGCCCTGCCCGGCCCCCCCCGCGAGATGCAGAAGATGTGGCGCGAACAGGTGCTGCCCCGCCTGCCGCTGCCCAGCGCCACGTTACTGCACACCACCATTCACACCCAGGGCATTGGCGAGAGCAATATCGCTGAGCTGCTGGGCGACCTGACCCGGCAGCCCAACCCCAGCGTGGCCACCTACGCCCGCCGCACCGGCGTGGACGTGCGCGTGGCCGCCAGCGCCCCCAGCGACGCCGAAGCCCAGGCCCTGCTGCACCCCGTGCGCGAGCAGGTGCGCGCGGCCCTGAAAAAGTGGACCTGGGGCGAGGACGACCAGACCCTACCGGGCGCCGTGCAAACGGCCCTGGGCGGGCGCGCCCTGGGCGTCATTGAAGCCGGCAGTGGCGGCGTCCTGTGCACCCTGCTGGCTGATCAGGCGGGCTTTCTGGACGCCGCCGTGACCCAGGACCACCGCCGCCTGATCACCCTGGGCCTCACCCCGGTCACCCTGCAGGATCAGGGCCTCTACAGCGAGCAGGCCGCGCGTGAACTGGCCGCCGGCGCCCGCGAGCACCTGGGCGCGCAGGTGGGGCTGGCGGTGGTGGCCTGCACCCACGGCGAGGGCGCCGGGCAGACCCACGCCGCGCTGGATACCGGCGAGGGCGAAGTGCGGACCCTCAGCCTTAACTGGCCCGGCGACGCGGCACAGGTGCGTGACCGCGCGGCCGTCTCGGCACTGGGGCTTGCCCTGCGGGGCCTGCGGCCCGGAGGATGGTCGGCGTGAAGGTCAAACCTGCCCCCCGCCGACCCGCCCCCCCCAAGGGGCCATCCCCGGCCGAACCCCACACCCCCAGCACCCTGCGCCTGTTCTATGCCCTGAAGGTACCCGCCACGCTGGCGCCCCCCCTGCAGGAAGCCC
This genomic window from Deinococcus aquaedulcis contains:
- a CDS encoding CinA family nicotinamide mononucleotide deamidase-related protein; translation: MPIAEIISVGTELLFGEIVDSNAAFLARELAGRGVTLHRKTVLGDNLERLTAAIHTALSRADLLLLGGGLGPTDDDLTREAVAAALQETPTEDPELLAWLRGLYDSRGRTMPEINRKQAWLIPSAQALPNPVGTAPGWFVRTTWQGQERLIVALPGPPREMQKMWREQVLPRLPLPSATLLHTTIHTQGIGESNIAELLGDLTRQPNPSVATYARRTGVDVRVAASAPSDAEAQALLHPVREQVRAALKKWTWGEDDQTLPGAVQTALGGRALGVIEAGSGGVLCTLLADQAGFLDAAVTQDHRRLITLGLTPVTLQDQGLYSEQAARELAAGAREHLGAQVGLAVVACTHGEGAGQTHAALDTGEGEVRTLSLNWPGDAAQVRDRAAVSALGLALRGLRPGGWSA